A single window of Patescibacteria group bacterium DNA harbors:
- a CDS encoding NUDIX hydrolase, protein MDKGLITHLVILNEKKEMLILRRSLEEDVLPGYWDVPGGTLKDGEDPREGALRETREEAGINIDDLSLFYHTSNVDVGKNKQFVRMIFIGSYSNNDVILNPEEHIDYEWVDINNIDKEKELVDYLYDIINILKEKRHILFHI, encoded by the coding sequence ATGGACAAAGGATTAATAACTCATCTAGTAATTTTAAACGAAAAAAAGGAGATGCTTATTCTTCGAAGATCATTGGAAGAAGATGTTCTTCCTGGCTATTGGGATGTTCCCGGAGGAACACTAAAAGACGGGGAAGACCCAAGGGAGGGAGCACTTAGAGAGACCCGAGAAGAAGCTGGAATCAATATTGATGACTTAAGCCTTTTTTATCACACTTCGAATGTTGACGTGGGTAAAAACAAACAGTTTGTAAGAATGATTTTTATTGGATCATATAGCAATAACGATGTCATTCTTAACCCAGAAGAACACATTGACTATGAGTGGGTTGATATCAATAATATTGACAAAGAGAAAGAGTTAGTTGACTATCTGTACGATATAATAAATATATTAAAAGAAAAAAGACACATTTTATTTCATATATAA